In Juglans regia cultivar Chandler chromosome 13, Walnut 2.0, whole genome shotgun sequence, the following proteins share a genomic window:
- the LOC109003958 gene encoding probable ascorbate-specific transmembrane electron transporter 1, which translates to MAPKSRSYQLSATPFVIFAQLLAIAVTTLVFVLYLHFEGGFAFESEDKTKIFNVHPFLMVLGLIIIGGEAIMAYKIVPGDRRTQKGVHLILHLLALTAGILGIVFIFRFHNEIGAKDMQTLHSWLGIITISLYGLQWVLAFFAYCFPGGEMSRRGTLLPWHIFVGMVIFLLAVATALTGLSGFSNLLLSTKGYILNFTGLLILLFAITVTLTVILPRGY; encoded by the exons ATGGCACCTAAAAGTCGGAGCTACCAACTCTCGGCAACCCCATTTGTGATATTCGCACAATTGTTAGCCATTGCCGTAACCACACTAGTGTTTGTTCTTTACCTACATTTTGAGGGAGGATTTGCTTTCGAATCCGAAGATAAAACCAAGATTTTCAAT GTGCACCCTTTTCTCATGGTGCTTGGCCTTATTATAATTGGTGGAGAAG CTATAATGGCATACAAGATAGTCCCTGGTGATAGAAGGACGCAAAAGGGGGTTCACCTGATATTGCATCTGCTAGCTCTTACGGCTGGAATTTTGgggattgtttttattttcagatttcacAATGAGATAGGAGCTAAGGATATGCAAACCTTGCATTCATGGCTGGGTATTATTACCATATCACTCTATGGTTTGCAG TGGGTGCTTGCCTTCTTTGCCTATTGCTTCCCTGGTGGAGAAATGTCACGAAGAGGAACACTCCTCCCATGGCACATATTTGTTGGTATGGTCATCTTCCTCTTGGCAGTGGCAACGGCTCTGACAGGCTTGTCTGGCTTCTCTAACCTACTACTCAGCACTAAAGGATACATACTCAACTTCACCGGGCTCTTGATCCTTCTATTTGCAATCACCGTTACCCTCACTGTCATCCTTCCTCGAGGTTATTGA